In Ruminiclostridium papyrosolvens DSM 2782, the following proteins share a genomic window:
- a CDS encoding peptidase domain-containing ABC transporter has product MNIPFKHFYCVKQHDITDCGAACLATISKQYGFKTSITKIRETAGTDKQGTNAYGLIKAAESLGFTAKGVKGNQEAFFSEFPLPCIAHVVVDGTLLHYVVIHKITKKKVLVADPGKGIVEYTPEDFFKIWTGVLVLMVPNVSFNKGDETKGLFSRFFSLLLPQKKLLINIFLTSLVYTVLGILGSFYFKFLLDDILQYNLEKTLHVISIGIILLYLFQTLLGAFRAHMILYLSQKIDIPLILGYYQHVLGLPMNFFGTRKVGEIVSRFMDASKVRDAISGATLTIMIDTFMALAGAVILYTQNSALFIIAAIIGAIYGIIVFVFNKPIKKINQEQMEENSQLTSYLVESLNGIETVKAFNAEGEASLKTETRFIKLLRSIFKGGIINNVRTSITSFAALAGGIVILWAGAWNVIKGHMTVGQLLTFNALLVYFLDPIKNLINLQPMLQTAIVASDRLGEIFDLELEKSQNEGEKIKPVDLKGDISFKNVDFRYGTRSLVLKNIDFTIKQGEKIALVGESGSGKTTLVKLLLNLYTWEKGEITIKDYNIKDISFEPLREKLAYISQDIFMFSGTIRENLTLGSQNTHMEQIIEACSMAQAHDFINKLPLRYETYLEENGANLSGGQKQRLAIARAILKKPDIFIMDEATSNLDSITEKAIEKTLDTVCSGVTTIIIAHRLSTIKRCDRIYVMEEGSIIEQGSHGELMELGGKYFELWKGQLPETPAYSMTGGEL; this is encoded by the coding sequence ATGAATATCCCATTCAAACATTTTTATTGTGTCAAGCAGCATGACATCACAGATTGCGGTGCAGCATGTCTTGCAACTATAAGTAAGCAATATGGATTTAAAACATCAATAACAAAGATAAGAGAAACGGCTGGCACCGACAAACAAGGTACAAATGCATATGGATTGATAAAGGCAGCTGAAAGTCTGGGTTTCACAGCAAAAGGAGTGAAGGGCAATCAGGAGGCCTTTTTTTCTGAGTTTCCATTACCGTGTATAGCCCATGTTGTAGTTGACGGAACATTACTGCATTACGTTGTAATACATAAAATAACTAAAAAAAAGGTTTTGGTTGCTGACCCGGGAAAGGGTATTGTTGAGTATACACCTGAGGATTTTTTTAAGATATGGACAGGCGTACTTGTGCTAATGGTTCCTAATGTTTCCTTTAACAAGGGGGATGAAACAAAAGGTCTTTTTTCACGATTTTTCAGTTTGCTTCTGCCACAAAAGAAGCTCTTAATAAATATTTTCTTAACATCCTTAGTATACACGGTGTTAGGAATTCTGGGCTCATTTTATTTTAAGTTTTTACTTGATGATATTCTGCAATACAACCTTGAAAAAACCCTTCATGTAATTTCTATAGGTATAATTCTGCTATACCTCTTTCAGACCTTATTGGGTGCTTTCAGGGCTCATATGATACTATATTTGTCACAAAAAATAGATATACCTCTAATATTAGGCTACTACCAGCATGTTCTCGGACTTCCTATGAATTTCTTCGGTACAAGGAAGGTGGGAGAAATTGTTTCAAGATTTATGGATGCATCAAAGGTAAGGGATGCAATTTCAGGTGCTACTCTTACAATTATGATTGACACATTCATGGCACTGGCAGGAGCAGTTATACTCTATACGCAGAATTCTGCACTTTTTATAATAGCAGCCATTATAGGGGCAATATACGGGATTATTGTTTTTGTGTTTAATAAACCAATAAAGAAAATTAATCAGGAGCAAATGGAAGAGAATTCACAGCTCACCTCATATCTTGTGGAATCCTTAAATGGAATTGAAACGGTAAAGGCCTTTAATGCCGAGGGTGAAGCATCGCTGAAAACTGAGACAAGGTTTATAAAGCTGCTTCGCTCTATATTTAAAGGAGGTATAATTAATAACGTTCGTACATCAATTACCTCCTTTGCTGCTCTGGCCGGAGGCATAGTTATATTGTGGGCTGGTGCGTGGAATGTTATAAAGGGCCACATGACCGTAGGACAGCTTTTAACTTTTAATGCTCTGTTGGTATATTTCCTTGACCCCATAAAAAACCTTATAAATCTGCAACCTATGTTGCAAACCGCAATAGTAGCTTCTGACCGACTTGGAGAAATATTTGACCTGGAGTTGGAAAAGAGCCAAAATGAAGGTGAAAAAATAAAACCTGTTGATTTAAAGGGAGATATTTCTTTTAAAAATGTTGATTTCAGGTATGGAACACGTTCTTTGGTATTAAAAAACATTGATTTTACAATAAAGCAGGGCGAAAAAATTGCATTGGTAGGGGAAAGCGGTTCTGGAAAAACTACATTAGTCAAGCTTTTATTGAACCTGTATACATGGGAAAAGGGCGAAATTACTATAAAAGACTATAATATAAAGGATATATCCTTTGAGCCTCTCAGAGAAAAGCTTGCCTACATTTCTCAGGATATTTTTATGTTTAGCGGAACAATCCGTGAAAATCTTACCTTGGGCAGCCAAAATACTCATATGGAGCAAATAATAGAAGCCTGTTCAATGGCACAGGCACATGATTTTATAAACAAGCTTCCACTGCGCTATGAAACTTATCTTGAAGAAAATGGTGCAAATTTATCGGGAGGACAAAAGCAAAGGCTTGCAATAGCCAGAGCTATTTTAAAAAAACCTGACATATTTATAATGGATGAAGCCACCAGTAATCTGGACTCAATTACTGAGAAGGCAATAGAAAAAACACTGGATACCGTTTGCAGCGGTGTAACAACCATTATAATAGCCCACAGATTAAGCACTATTAAACGTTGTGACAGGATTTATGTAATGGAGGAAGGCAGTATTATTGAACAGGGCAGCCATGGGGAACTTATGGAACTCGGAGGTAAATACTTTGAGTTATGGAAGGGACAGCTGCCTGAAACACCCGCATATTCCATGACAGGAGGGGAGCTTTAG
- a CDS encoding sensor histidine kinase → MLGFLGNSLIDLISSIFEILIFVFMISIFLDFTERAKKNVILYFAIYGLLKVAKIIFPILFIVDFITSLFVLFFVFTAFKGNFAHKIFAFCTAVCLNYVLDIFIISFTNMGFNYNLFFSTLSGGVRGIWVTVIKIILIILVYILMRNFATNTTLKINILSSVQTLILIMLPAFSFASITILDWGVRNFVKVPVNTSAFLLIASLCTIIYNVIVMILIDKMILNKKYKHLNEMSEAQLRTQFNHYEQITSKNQETRKLKHDMKNHLRLIRTLIENNDIDEAKELLDEIEDTMRGLDLEISSGNSITDAILNEKNKMAHNLGIKFEFSGILPRENFINPFDISTIFSNALDNAIEAAVKSQDSQRFIKIATYIQGKCLFILIENSVEKDIKITGKEIETTKQNKEHHGFGLKNINDSVEKYGGSLSTICENKVFKLEILLNIKM, encoded by the coding sequence ATGCTAGGATTTTTGGGAAACAGCCTAATTGACTTGATTTCAAGTATATTTGAAATATTAATTTTTGTTTTTATGATTTCAATATTTTTAGACTTTACCGAAAGAGCAAAAAAAAATGTAATACTATATTTTGCTATATACGGATTACTTAAAGTGGCTAAAATTATTTTTCCTATTTTGTTTATAGTTGATTTCATCACTTCTTTATTTGTACTCTTTTTTGTATTTACGGCTTTTAAAGGGAACTTTGCACACAAGATATTTGCATTTTGCACGGCAGTTTGTCTTAACTATGTTTTAGATATTTTTATAATTTCCTTTACAAATATGGGATTTAACTATAATTTATTTTTTAGTACTTTATCCGGAGGGGTAAGAGGAATATGGGTTACTGTAATAAAAATCATATTGATTATACTTGTATATATTCTCATGAGGAACTTTGCTACTAACACAACATTAAAAATAAACATACTATCATCTGTTCAGACATTGATTCTTATTATGCTCCCTGCCTTCAGTTTTGCCTCAATCACAATTCTTGACTGGGGAGTAAGGAATTTCGTAAAGGTTCCGGTAAATACCTCTGCATTTTTGTTAATTGCATCTTTATGTACAATAATATACAACGTAATAGTAATGATTTTGATTGATAAGATGATTCTTAATAAGAAATATAAGCATCTCAATGAAATGTCTGAAGCCCAACTGCGAACACAGTTTAATCATTACGAGCAGATAACGAGTAAAAATCAGGAAACCAGAAAACTGAAGCATGATATGAAAAATCACTTAAGATTGATTAGGACTCTCATTGAAAATAATGATATTGATGAAGCAAAGGAACTGCTTGACGAAATTGAGGACACCATGCGTGGACTTGACCTTGAAATAAGCAGCGGCAACAGTATCACTGATGCAATATTAAACGAAAAGAACAAGATGGCACATAATCTGGGAATAAAATTTGAGTTTTCAGGTATTTTGCCAAGGGAGAACTTTATAAACCCTTTTGATATCAGTACTATTTTTTCAAACGCTCTGGACAATGCCATAGAAGCAGCTGTGAAATCCCAAGATTCTCAGCGCTTTATAAAAATTGCTACATACATACAGGGTAAGTGCTTATTTATTCTAATTGAAAATTCAGTTGAAAAAGATATAAAAATTACAGGAAAAGAGATTGAAACTACAAAACAAAACAAGGAACATCACGGTTTTGGACTGAAAAATATTAATGATAGCGTAGAGAAATATGGTGGCAGTCTGAGCACCATATGTGAAAACAAAGTATTTAAATTGGAAATATTGCTCAATATAAAAATGTGA
- a CDS encoding LytR/AlgR family response regulator transcription factor, translating into MIRISLCDDENHITGTLSDNIKGIRPDIEVYSYDCGENLLDSKYLYNDIVLLDIEMTGINGIETALELRKGGYEGMIIFLTSHKEMVFDSFQVKPYNYFVKPIDIDKVNRILKNAINEVIDRKTTHFEAVSNNHTFRIQIDDIYYFECNGRKIDIHTKNGIITIIGKMNQIEASLQNKQFFRCHKGYLVNFEHVCEFSNNEIILTNNQKVLISRLKINSFKEAFKAFMKGNIRC; encoded by the coding sequence ATGATACGAATTTCCCTATGCGATGATGAAAACCATATTACCGGAACATTATCCGATAACATAAAAGGCATAAGGCCTGATATAGAAGTATATTCCTATGATTGTGGAGAGAACTTGCTTGACAGTAAGTATCTGTATAACGATATTGTGTTACTGGATATTGAAATGACAGGAATAAATGGCATAGAAACAGCCCTGGAGCTTCGTAAGGGCGGTTATGAGGGAATGATTATATTTCTTACGTCTCACAAGGAAATGGTTTTTGATTCTTTTCAGGTTAAGCCGTATAATTATTTTGTAAAACCCATTGACATAGACAAAGTCAACCGTATTCTCAAAAATGCCATAAATGAAGTTATAGACAGGAAAACTACACATTTTGAAGCGGTAAGTAACAATCATACTTTCAGAATTCAAATAGATGATATTTATTACTTTGAGTGCAACGGGAGAAAAATTGATATTCATACAAAAAACGGAATTATTACGATTATAGGTAAAATGAATCAAATAGAAGCCTCCCTCCAAAACAAGCAGTTCTTCAGATGTCATAAGGGATATCTTGTAAATTTTGAGCATGTTTGTGAATTTTCAAACAATGAGATTATTTTAACAAATAACCAGAAAGTTTTAATTAGCAGACTAAAGATTAATTCATTCAAGGAGGCTTTCAAGGCGTTTATGAAAGGAAATATAAGATGCTAG
- the secA2 gene encoding accessory Sec system translocase SecA2: MLLKRKKGIRPAQYKELVNIINQKDFTKLSDSELKQIINTYKQNYLRYLDNNSNIRDTKQFANGYMTQCYAITKEICRRVLCLEPYESQLLTGIALCFGKIAELPTGEGKTLAAVFPAVLNALTGKGVHVLTFNDYLAKRDAQWMQGIYEFWGLKAAYIQENMDRPQRRKAYLADITYVTPKEAGFDYLRDSIVYEKSETVHRLFNCVIVDEADAILIDEARTPLVIAGNIGDQHQIDNRLLELVGLLRQNIDYMTDENSRNVYLTEKGSSVAEKYLSCGNLYSRKNVETLTDINNLLHAKVLLKQDIDYIIKDGRIEIIDEFTGRVADRRKWDYGLQIAIEALHGIKCTASNRILGKIPIQNFISLYPEMSGMTATAKSSEDEFGSTYEHDVYVVHPNKKCIRIDYDDYVFTHKEAKYNAVVKEVCTSHSMGRPVLIGTSSIKESEQVAALLRQQGIECVVLNAKNDEEEAKIIALAGKFGAVTVSTNMAGRGVDIKLGGEDSPEERKKVLELGGLYVIGVSRNECVRIDNQLRGRAGRQGDPGSSRFFISLEDDLLVQFGLKKDIPSKYYGFRQEERLDDRKLLSLICHIQRVVDGQNFEIRKTLGKYSYLLEWQRRAFMKKRFEVLSSGAPGLLSTEKKELYDELCSRYGKERVDEIQRKMSLNCMDELWYDFLEYCENIKEGINLVLAGRKEPVDEFNRLSISKFEQLQEEMKERILETLENTDFSMNDSQLADKGLKTPSATWTYIINDSIKVKNFSIFSRL, encoded by the coding sequence ATGTTACTAAAAAGAAAAAAAGGTATAAGGCCGGCACAGTACAAAGAGTTGGTCAATATAATAAACCAAAAAGACTTTACTAAACTTTCTGATTCTGAGTTGAAGCAAATAATTAATACCTATAAACAAAATTATTTACGGTATCTTGATAATAATTCCAATATTCGTGACACTAAGCAATTTGCTAATGGATATATGACTCAGTGTTATGCAATTACAAAAGAGATATGCAGGCGAGTATTATGTTTGGAGCCTTACGAATCACAACTATTGACGGGAATAGCGTTATGTTTTGGGAAAATTGCGGAACTGCCCACAGGAGAGGGAAAAACCCTTGCGGCAGTTTTTCCGGCAGTTTTAAATGCTCTTACCGGAAAAGGAGTTCATGTCTTAACATTTAATGACTACCTTGCTAAAAGAGATGCCCAATGGATGCAGGGAATATATGAATTCTGGGGATTAAAAGCAGCATATATTCAGGAAAACATGGACAGGCCTCAAAGAAGGAAAGCCTATCTGGCAGACATAACTTATGTTACACCAAAAGAAGCAGGCTTTGATTATTTAAGGGACTCCATAGTCTACGAAAAAAGTGAAACTGTACATAGGCTCTTCAACTGTGTAATTGTTGACGAAGCGGATGCAATTCTTATAGATGAGGCCAGAACGCCGTTGGTTATTGCAGGGAATATCGGCGATCAGCACCAAATAGATAACCGACTTCTAGAACTGGTGGGGTTATTAAGGCAGAATATTGATTACATGACTGATGAGAACAGCAGAAATGTTTATTTAACTGAAAAAGGAAGTTCTGTAGCGGAGAAATACCTGAGCTGCGGGAATCTGTATAGCCGTAAGAATGTTGAAACACTTACGGACATAAACAATCTTCTTCATGCAAAAGTTCTTTTAAAACAAGATATAGATTATATTATAAAAGACGGCCGAATTGAAATTATTGACGAATTTACCGGGAGAGTTGCGGACAGAAGAAAATGGGATTATGGGCTGCAGATAGCCATAGAAGCTCTTCACGGAATTAAATGTACGGCCAGTAACAGAATACTCGGCAAAATACCAATTCAAAATTTTATAAGCCTATATCCTGAAATGTCAGGGATGACTGCTACGGCAAAGTCATCTGAGGACGAATTCGGTAGTACATATGAACATGATGTATATGTTGTCCACCCAAATAAAAAATGTATCCGTATTGATTACGATGATTATGTTTTCACTCATAAAGAAGCAAAGTACAACGCTGTAGTTAAAGAGGTATGTACCTCTCATAGTATGGGGCGTCCGGTACTGATAGGGACTTCCAGCATAAAGGAGTCAGAGCAGGTGGCAGCCTTGCTCAGGCAACAGGGAATAGAGTGTGTGGTGTTAAATGCAAAGAATGACGAAGAGGAAGCCAAGATAATTGCTCTTGCCGGGAAGTTTGGAGCTGTCACAGTTTCTACCAATATGGCTGGACGTGGAGTAGACATAAAGTTGGGCGGAGAAGACTCTCCCGAAGAAAGAAAAAAAGTTTTGGAATTGGGAGGACTTTATGTTATCGGCGTCAGCAGAAATGAATGTGTCAGGATAGATAATCAGTTGAGGGGCAGAGCTGGCAGGCAGGGTGACCCCGGTTCTTCACGCTTTTTTATAAGCTTGGAAGACGATTTACTGGTACAATTCGGCTTAAAAAAAGATATACCTTCAAAATATTATGGATTCAGGCAAGAGGAGAGGCTTGATGACCGAAAGCTTTTGTCATTAATATGCCATATACAGAGAGTGGTGGACGGTCAGAATTTTGAGATAAGAAAAACATTGGGGAAGTATTCATATCTCCTTGAATGGCAAAGAAGGGCATTTATGAAAAAAAGGTTTGAAGTATTGTCCTCCGGCGCCCCAGGGCTTTTGTCCACAGAGAAAAAAGAGCTGTATGATGAATTGTGCAGCCGGTATGGAAAAGAAAGAGTTGATGAAATTCAGAGAAAAATGTCTCTTAACTGTATGGACGAACTTTGGTATGACTTTCTTGAATACTGCGAAAACATAAAGGAAGGAATAAATCTGGTATTGGCAGGAAGAAAAGAACCTGTGGACGAGTTTAACAGACTCAGTATCAGCAAATTTGAACAGCTTCAGGAAGAAATGAAGGAAAGAATTCTTGAAACTTTGGAAAATACCGACTTCTCAATGAATGACAGCCAGCTGGCTGATAAGGGCCTGAAAACCCCTTCGGCTACTTGGACTTATATAATTAATGACAGTATCAAGGTAAAAAATTTCTCAATATTCAGCAGATTATAA
- the fabV gene encoding enoyl-ACP reductase FabV yields the protein MIVSPKFRGFICTTSHPAGCEYSVRKQVEYVKNQKKVNGAKKVLVIGASTGYGLASRITAAFGCGAATIGVFFERPGSKNKTASAGWYNSAAFEKIAKEDGLYARSINGDAFSNEIKQKTIDLIKKDLGKIDMVVYSLASPRRTHPVTGEVFNSVIKPIGSTYTSKTVDFHTQLVSETTIEPANEDEIRQTIAVMGGEDWEMWMDALKNADALEENAITLAYSYVGPEMTHSVYREGTIGKAKDDLEATVTKINENLKGIGTKAYVSINKAVVTQASAAIPVISLYISALFKVMKEKNIHEGCIEQMYRMFNDRLYSGDLKLDSKGRIRMDDLEMLPEVQAEVTKLWNQANNDNVKDITDIESYRKEFFRLFGFEFEGVDYNADVDIDISIEGID from the coding sequence ATGATAGTTTCACCTAAATTCCGTGGATTCATTTGTACAACATCACACCCTGCAGGTTGTGAATATAGTGTCAGGAAACAGGTTGAGTATGTTAAAAATCAGAAAAAGGTAAATGGTGCTAAAAAAGTATTGGTTATTGGAGCTTCCACAGGTTATGGATTGGCATCCAGAATAACTGCTGCCTTCGGGTGCGGAGCAGCTACAATCGGTGTATTCTTTGAAAGGCCTGGGTCTAAAAATAAAACGGCCTCTGCAGGATGGTACAATTCAGCTGCTTTTGAAAAAATAGCAAAAGAAGACGGACTGTATGCAAGAAGTATAAACGGGGATGCCTTCTCAAATGAAATAAAGCAGAAAACTATAGATTTGATAAAAAAAGACCTTGGTAAGATAGACATGGTAGTTTACAGTCTGGCTTCTCCAAGAAGGACACATCCTGTAACCGGTGAGGTATTCAATTCAGTTATAAAGCCAATTGGTTCAACTTATACATCAAAAACAGTAGACTTTCATACACAGCTTGTTTCTGAAACAACTATTGAGCCTGCCAACGAAGATGAAATAAGACAAACCATTGCGGTAATGGGCGGAGAGGACTGGGAAATGTGGATGGACGCCCTGAAAAATGCCGATGCTCTTGAGGAAAATGCAATTACCCTTGCATATTCCTACGTAGGCCCTGAAATGACTCATTCTGTATACAGGGAGGGAACTATCGGAAAAGCCAAGGATGACCTTGAGGCTACTGTGACAAAAATTAACGAGAATCTTAAAGGCATCGGCACAAAAGCTTATGTTTCCATCAATAAAGCGGTTGTAACACAAGCCAGCGCTGCTATACCTGTTATATCCCTTTATATTAGTGCATTATTTAAAGTAATGAAAGAAAAAAATATTCATGAGGGTTGTATTGAGCAAATGTACAGAATGTTCAATGACAGGCTCTATTCCGGGGACTTGAAACTGGACAGCAAGGGCAGAATCCGTATGGATGATTTGGAAATGCTTCCTGAAGTTCAGGCTGAGGTGACAAAACTCTGGAATCAAGCTAATAACGATAATGTAAAAGACATCACTGATATTGAAAGCTACAGAAAAGAGTTTTTCAGACTTTTTGGTTTTGAATTTGAAGGTGTTGACTATAACGCCGATGTTGATATAGATATAAGTATTGAGGGCATAGACTAA
- the tnpA gene encoding IS200/IS605 family transposase: MAIKQNNLAHTKWMCKYHIVFTPKYRRKVIYNQYKQSIREILKRLCNYKGVEIIEGHLMPDHIHMLVSIPPKISVSSFMGYLKGKSALMIFDMHANLKYKFGNRHFWAEGFYVSTVGLNEATIKKYIQEQEKHDIMVDKLSVKEYEDPFKG; the protein is encoded by the coding sequence ATGGCAATAAAACAAAATAATTTAGCACATACCAAATGGATGTGTAAGTATCATATTGTGTTCACTCCAAAGTATAGACGAAAAGTAATTTATAATCAATACAAGCAAAGTATAAGAGAAATATTAAAGAGACTGTGCAATTACAAGGGAGTTGAAATAATAGAAGGGCATCTAATGCCAGACCATATACACATGTTAGTAAGTATACCGCCTAAAATAAGTGTATCAAGTTTCATGGGATATCTAAAAGGAAAAAGTGCATTAATGATATTTGATATGCATGCAAACTTAAAATATAAGTTTGGAAATAGACACTTTTGGGCAGAGGGATTTTATGTGAGTACTGTAGGACTCAATGAGGCAACTATTAAGAAGTATATACAAGAGCAAGAAAAGCACGATATTATGGTAGATAAACTAAGCGTGAAAGAGTATGAAGACCCCTTTAAGGGGTAG
- the gap gene encoding type I glyceraldehyde-3-phosphate dehydrogenase has protein sequence MAVKMGINGFGRIGRLVFRAAINNPNVEVKGINDPFIDLEYMKYMLTYDTVHGKFEGTVDVKDGKLVVNGKEIAVFAEKDPTAIAWGACGADYVVESTGVFTTTEKASAHIKGGAKKVVISAPSADAPMFVMGVNDDKYTKDMTVVSNASCTTNCLAPLAKVINDNFGIVEGLMTTVHAATNTQKTVDAPSMKDWRGGRSILGNIIPSSTGAAKAVGKVIPELNGKLTGMAFRVPTADVSVVDLTVRLEKSATYEEIKAAVKTASETNLKGILGYTEDSVVSTDFVHDARTSIFDAGAGIALNGNFVKLVSWYDNEWGYSNKVVNLIQHMAEVDAK, from the coding sequence ATGGCAGTAAAAATGGGTATTAATGGTTTTGGACGTATTGGACGTCTTGTTTTCAGGGCTGCAATAAACAACCCTAATGTAGAAGTAAAGGGAATCAATGATCCATTCATCGATCTCGAGTACATGAAATATATGCTTACTTACGACACAGTTCATGGTAAATTTGAAGGAACTGTTGATGTAAAAGATGGCAAATTAGTTGTTAACGGTAAAGAAATCGCAGTATTTGCAGAAAAAGATCCGACAGCTATAGCTTGGGGAGCTTGCGGTGCTGATTACGTTGTTGAATCAACAGGTGTATTCACTACTACTGAAAAAGCTTCAGCTCACATCAAGGGTGGAGCAAAGAAAGTTGTTATCAGTGCTCCTTCTGCTGACGCTCCAATGTTCGTAATGGGCGTTAACGATGACAAGTACACTAAGGACATGACAGTTGTATCAAACGCTTCATGTACTACTAACTGCTTGGCTCCTTTAGCAAAGGTTATCAACGACAACTTCGGTATAGTAGAAGGTCTTATGACTACAGTTCATGCTGCTACTAACACTCAGAAGACTGTTGATGCTCCTTCAATGAAAGACTGGAGAGGCGGAAGATCAATCCTCGGAAACATCATTCCTTCATCAACCGGTGCTGCAAAAGCAGTTGGAAAGGTTATTCCAGAATTGAACGGAAAATTAACTGGTATGGCTTTCAGAGTTCCTACAGCTGACGTTTCAGTTGTTGACCTCACAGTTCGTCTTGAAAAATCAGCTACTTACGAAGAAATCAAAGCAGCTGTTAAGACTGCTTCAGAAACTAACCTCAAGGGTATCCTCGGATACACTGAAGATTCAGTTGTTTCAACTGACTTCGTTCATGATGCACGTACTTCAATCTTCGATGCAGGCGCTGGTATCGCATTGAACGGAAACTTCGTTAAGTTAGTATCATGGTATGATAATGAATGGGGTTATTCAAACAAAGTTGTTAACCTTATCCAACACATGGCTGAAGTTGACGCTAAATAA
- a CDS encoding DUF2156 domain-containing protein, whose product MLQTILIDKEISINDKECFDKYFETSHVLASEMNFTNFFMWKDHYKIRFGIIYEFLCIMSVRDESKPFCFFPVGDYKKGEDLKKTIYAIKDYFDQEGWNLIFSRVTKQQKEILDEIGIAYNAIEDRDNADYVYTVKSLSTLAGKKLDGKRNHINKFKKLYSYEYEEITPANIQDCKNIVEKWYQLREQSGDESLSNERIANNKLLDNYEILGLKGGLIRVNGKTEAFTVGEQLNKNTAVIHVEKANAEIHGIYTVINQQFINNEWLHLEYVNREQDMGIAGLRKAKLSYNPDHLIEKYTIEVC is encoded by the coding sequence ATGTTGCAAACTATTTTAATAGATAAGGAAATATCTATTAACGACAAGGAATGTTTCGATAAATACTTTGAAACATCCCATGTCCTTGCATCTGAAATGAATTTTACAAACTTTTTCATGTGGAAGGACCACTATAAAATAAGATTCGGAATAATATATGAGTTTTTATGCATAATGTCAGTAAGAGATGAGTCGAAACCTTTTTGTTTCTTCCCGGTAGGAGATTACAAAAAAGGAGAAGACTTAAAAAAGACTATATACGCAATAAAGGATTACTTTGACCAAGAGGGGTGGAATTTAATATTCTCAAGAGTTACCAAACAACAAAAGGAAATTCTTGATGAAATTGGAATCGCATATAACGCAATAGAGGATAGAGACAATGCGGATTATGTATACACCGTAAAAAGTTTATCAACATTGGCCGGTAAGAAGCTTGACGGTAAGAGGAACCATATTAACAAGTTTAAGAAACTTTATAGCTATGAGTATGAAGAAATAACACCTGCTAATATACAGGACTGCAAAAATATAGTAGAAAAATGGTACCAACTGAGGGAACAATCAGGTGACGAAAGTCTTTCCAATGAAAGAATTGCAAACAATAAACTCCTGGATAATTACGAAATACTTGGTTTAAAGGGCGGATTAATCAGAGTTAACGGTAAAACAGAGGCTTTTACGGTCGGAGAACAGCTTAATAAAAATACCGCAGTAATTCATGTTGAAAAGGCAAACGCTGAAATTCACGGCATTTACACAGTGATAAATCAGCAGTTTATAAACAATGAATGGCTTCATTTGGAGTATGTAAACAGGGAACAGGATATGGGAATTGCGGGGTTAAGAAAGGCCAAATTATCCTATAATCCTGATCACTTGATAGAAAAATACACAATAGAAGTTTGTTAA